In Arthrobacter sp. StoSoilB5, one genomic interval encodes:
- a CDS encoding four-carbon acid sugar kinase family protein produces MPAFGFVADDLTGAADVLAQAHRYGLEAALVIGDAPLPTDTDVVGFAGPARSLSGTAFDNLVIRDLAGIASLNLEVLLYKVCSTFDSSTTIGSIGRGIQLLHEQFPLHGPIPVVPAQPAFGRYTAFSNHYATYAGQIYRLDRHPVMSRHPSTPMAEADLRQVLAEQLDDAQVPGAIHLPAYQDGTFKDGWAERRREPGAKAFVVDAVDEHHMDAIAEALTREEHGHGPSIVVGSGGIMAALARSISDQAPRIPGTQKPSGPVLAVSASASSTTAEQINDATSHGWEDVPVPAELLQRDDPALVAALDERVAAALRAGRNVVVHTTRGASDPRYGASTPVDAGYVGTLIGGIAARMADAGLTRDIAVCGGDTSSHALIAMGVRQLRVSDQFVTAGPILRADGASAVGGSRLLLKGGQVGPTDILRRFAGQLPS; encoded by the coding sequence ATGCCAGCTTTCGGTTTCGTCGCAGACGACCTCACGGGAGCCGCTGACGTCCTCGCCCAAGCCCACCGCTACGGGCTGGAAGCCGCCCTGGTCATCGGCGACGCCCCACTGCCCACGGACACCGACGTCGTCGGGTTCGCCGGCCCGGCCCGCTCCCTGTCCGGAACAGCCTTCGACAACCTGGTCATCAGGGACCTCGCTGGCATCGCCTCACTGAACCTGGAGGTACTGCTCTACAAGGTCTGCTCCACCTTCGATAGCTCCACTACCATCGGGAGCATCGGCCGCGGGATCCAGCTGCTTCACGAGCAGTTCCCGCTGCACGGACCCATCCCGGTAGTCCCGGCCCAACCTGCTTTTGGCCGGTACACCGCGTTCAGCAACCACTACGCAACTTATGCGGGCCAGATCTACCGGCTGGACCGTCACCCGGTCATGTCCCGCCACCCGTCCACCCCTATGGCCGAGGCGGACCTGCGCCAGGTGCTGGCCGAACAGCTCGACGACGCCCAGGTGCCCGGGGCGATCCACCTGCCCGCCTACCAGGACGGCACCTTTAAGGACGGCTGGGCGGAACGGCGCCGGGAACCCGGGGCGAAGGCCTTCGTTGTCGACGCCGTGGACGAACACCACATGGACGCCATCGCAGAAGCCCTCACCCGGGAAGAACACGGTCACGGTCCATCGATCGTCGTCGGATCCGGCGGCATCATGGCAGCATTGGCACGTTCCATCTCGGATCAGGCCCCACGCATACCCGGCACGCAGAAGCCTTCCGGACCGGTGCTGGCCGTCAGCGCCTCGGCCTCCAGCACCACAGCGGAGCAGATCAACGACGCAACCTCCCATGGCTGGGAAGACGTCCCGGTCCCTGCCGAGCTGCTGCAGCGCGATGACCCCGCACTGGTCGCCGCCCTCGATGAGCGCGTCGCGGCCGCCCTCCGGGCAGGGCGCAACGTGGTCGTTCACACCACCCGCGGCGCGTCGGACCCGCGCTACGGCGCGAGCACACCCGTGGACGCCGGCTACGTAGGCACCCTGATTGGCGGCATTGCCGCCCGTATGGCAGATGCCGGGCTAACCCGGGACATCGCCGTCTGTGGTGGGGATACCTCCAGCCACGCACTCATCGCCATGGGCGTGCGCCAACTCCGGGTGTCCGACCAGTTCGTCACCGCCGGCCCCATCCTGCGCGCCGACGGAGCCTCCGCCGTCGGCGGATCCCGGCTGCTGCTCAAAGGCGGACAGGTAGGACCCACCGACATCCTGCGCCGCTTTGCCGGCCAGCTCCCCAGCTAA
- a CDS encoding alcohol dehydrogenase catalytic domain-containing protein, translating into MRAVVKNAAERGVTYVTDAGDPKATEGSVVIEVGAASLCGTDRELYEWTPSAQAFNLNLPVTLGHEGAGTIVEVGPGVTGLQVGDQVALESHLTCGQCFPCRTGDAHTCERTGILGMHIDGVFAEYAAVPQDICVKLPTGLSLESGALLEAAGVAVHAIQRANYSVAGRAVLVSGAGPVGLVVVNLALLMGASHVIAVDPNPYRRAQAEKLGAIALHPNDGIVERCRELTGRRGGFDVAFECSGAPGTLATLFEAVRREATVITVGHPSRPAEVDIAAYINKKGITLRGIFGRRLWETWEQSLLLLDSGKLELDWLITHRKKLSEIDEAVELLTGDACKVLLIPGLG; encoded by the coding sequence ATGCGGGCAGTAGTTAAGAACGCAGCCGAGCGAGGCGTCACATACGTCACCGACGCCGGTGACCCCAAGGCAACAGAAGGCTCCGTCGTCATCGAAGTCGGCGCTGCCTCCCTGTGCGGCACCGACCGCGAACTCTACGAATGGACCCCGTCGGCCCAGGCGTTCAACCTCAACCTCCCGGTCACCTTGGGGCATGAAGGCGCAGGAACCATCGTCGAGGTCGGCCCTGGTGTTACCGGGCTGCAGGTCGGCGACCAGGTCGCCCTCGAAAGCCACCTCACCTGCGGACAGTGCTTCCCCTGCCGTACCGGCGACGCCCACACCTGTGAACGCACCGGCATCCTGGGCATGCACATCGATGGCGTTTTCGCCGAATACGCCGCCGTGCCGCAGGACATCTGCGTCAAGCTGCCCACCGGCCTTTCCCTCGAGTCGGGCGCCCTGCTCGAAGCAGCGGGCGTCGCCGTCCACGCCATCCAGCGTGCCAACTACTCCGTCGCCGGCCGGGCAGTGCTCGTCAGCGGCGCAGGGCCGGTCGGGCTCGTCGTCGTGAACCTGGCCCTGCTCATGGGCGCCTCCCACGTCATCGCCGTCGACCCCAACCCCTACCGCCGGGCCCAGGCCGAAAAACTCGGCGCGATCGCCCTGCACCCCAATGACGGCATCGTTGAGCGCTGCCGCGAGCTCACCGGGCGCCGTGGTGGCTTCGACGTCGCCTTCGAGTGCTCCGGAGCACCCGGAACTTTGGCCACTCTCTTCGAAGCGGTCCGCCGGGAAGCGACCGTCATCACCGTCGGGCACCCCAGCCGCCCCGCTGAGGTCGACATCGCCGCCTACATCAACAAAAAGGGCATCACCCTGCGCGGGATCTTTGGTCGCCGGCTCTGGGAAACCTGGGAACAGAGCCTTCTGCTCCTTGATTCCGGCAAGCTCGAGCTCGACTGGCTCATCACCCACCGCAAAAAGCTCAGCGAGATTGACGAAGCCGTCGAACTTCTCACCGGCGACGCCTGCAAAGTCTTGCTCATCCCTGGCCTCGGCTAA
- a CDS encoding 2-keto-3-deoxygluconate permease: MSIPIKKALEKVPGGMMLVPLGIGAVIHTLAPDAGKFFGSFTGAFFTGLAPLLAVFFVCLGATLEVKSTPYILKKGGVLLGSKILFAVLIGVIAGRFLGEAPIEHGILAGLSTLALVAALNDTNGGLYISLMGQFGRKRDAGAYSILSLESGPFLTMVTLGIAGLAAFPWQALVGAILPLALGMLLGNLDKNMRHLLAPLVPAMVPFLGLSLGLTINLNAVVEAGLLGIALGLFVVFVGGAVLLLADKLTGGDGVAGLAAATTAGNAALVPAIIATANPVYAPAAEHATVLVAASVVVSAVLCPIVTSAWAKRVQKKAGPQDIEDNAVEEAPAPKHADSTPELT, encoded by the coding sequence ATGTCGATTCCCATCAAGAAAGCCCTTGAAAAAGTCCCCGGCGGCATGATGCTGGTGCCCCTTGGCATCGGTGCCGTCATCCACACCTTGGCCCCGGACGCCGGTAAGTTCTTTGGATCCTTCACGGGGGCCTTCTTCACAGGCCTGGCGCCGCTGCTGGCCGTGTTCTTTGTCTGCCTCGGCGCGACGCTCGAAGTGAAATCCACGCCCTACATCCTCAAAAAGGGCGGCGTCCTCCTCGGTTCCAAAATCCTCTTCGCCGTCCTCATCGGCGTCATCGCCGGACGCTTCCTCGGCGAAGCGCCCATCGAACACGGAATCCTCGCCGGCCTTTCAACCCTCGCGCTCGTCGCAGCCCTGAACGACACCAATGGTGGGCTCTACATCTCACTTATGGGCCAGTTCGGCCGCAAGCGCGACGCCGGGGCCTACTCCATCCTGTCTCTGGAATCCGGCCCCTTCCTGACCATGGTCACCCTCGGCATCGCCGGCCTCGCAGCATTCCCCTGGCAGGCACTCGTCGGCGCCATCCTCCCCCTTGCCCTGGGCATGCTACTGGGAAACTTGGACAAGAACATGCGGCACCTCCTGGCTCCACTGGTCCCCGCAATGGTGCCGTTCCTGGGCCTGTCCCTCGGCCTGACCATCAACCTCAACGCCGTCGTCGAAGCCGGGCTGCTCGGCATCGCCCTCGGACTGTTCGTGGTCTTCGTCGGCGGAGCGGTGCTGCTCCTCGCCGACAAACTCACCGGGGGTGACGGCGTAGCAGGCCTTGCCGCAGCAACCACAGCCGGTAACGCCGCGCTTGTTCCCGCCATTATCGCCACAGCCAACCCGGTCTACGCCCCGGCAGCAGAACACGCCACCGTCCTCGTGGCAGCCTCGGTCGTCGTCTCCGCTGTGCTCTGCCCCATCGTCACCTCGGCATGGGCCAAAAGGGTCCAGAAAAAGGCCGGCCCTCAGGACATCGAAGACAACGCCGTCGAGGAGGCGCCGGCCCCCAAACATGCAGACAGCACCCCGGAACTGACCTAG
- a CDS encoding recombinase family protein, with translation MGQLGYTRVSTSNQDAQLQLDALLSVGVQKRDVFADVTSGSKTAIERPGMKRLLEYAEEGDTVVVWRVDRLGRSLIDVLNTVNLLRERGIQVRSISDGIDPATSTGRLMLNMLATLAEYERELIVERVNAGIAAARHNGTRFGRPLTDPVVIADKLAIAQDARAKGRTAEDAARLVGWSRATLYRHQQALAARESTRT, from the coding sequence ATGGGGCAATTGGGCTACACACGGGTGAGTACTTCGAACCAGGATGCCCAGCTGCAGCTCGACGCTCTGCTCTCCGTCGGCGTGCAAAAGCGCGACGTCTTCGCCGACGTAACCTCGGGAAGTAAGACGGCGATCGAACGGCCCGGGATGAAGAGGCTCCTCGAGTACGCCGAGGAGGGCGACACCGTCGTTGTGTGGCGGGTTGACCGGCTGGGCCGGTCACTGATCGACGTGCTGAACACCGTGAACCTGCTGCGCGAACGCGGCATCCAGGTCCGATCCATCTCAGACGGTATCGACCCGGCGACCTCCACAGGCCGGCTGATGCTGAACATGCTCGCCACCTTGGCCGAATATGAGCGCGAGCTGATCGTCGAGCGGGTCAATGCCGGCATCGCTGCCGCCAGACATAACGGAACGCGCTTTGGCCGTCCGCTGACGGACCCGGTTGTCATTGCGGACAAGCTGGCGATCGCGCAGGACGCCCGGGCGAAGGGACGCACCGCGGAAGACGCCGCCCGTCTCGTTGGGTGGAGCCGTGCCACTCTTTACCGCCACCAGCAAGCCCTCGCCGCCCGCGAGAGCACCAGAACGTAG
- a CDS encoding Mu transposase C-terminal domain-containing protein has protein sequence MNGDERWKVLRLYVEDQIPLAALARETGISTRTLQRWLRLYRTGGGSALDQHPRADAGMRRTDAGTVRFIEGLALTRPRPSIATLHRLAAAEAGRRGAQAPSYSVVRKIVQALDPALVTLALEGPASYRDRHELVLRRRADRPNQIWQADHTQLDILINGANGKPDRPWLTTVMDDYSRALCGYTVFTGAPSALNTALALRQAIWRKSDPSWAMCGLPDILHVDHGSDFTSHHLEHTAIELHIRIIHSTIARPQGRGKIERFFGTINTEVLPTLPGHLGPGNRKPQPALDLPGLDRTIGDFVAAYNDRPHSEIGISPRDAWVADGWLPRMPESLEDLDGLLLTVPKNRTVQRDGIHFQGQRYLSPTLAPFVGQTVTIRYDPRDISEIRVYDHDTFICVAIDEDHPNLRLSLRDIEAARRARRKELRRTINDRIPTITSREEPHITEPVRRRRRLRTYEEDE, from the coding sequence CTGAACGGCGATGAGCGCTGGAAAGTCCTTCGACTCTACGTCGAGGACCAGATCCCGCTTGCCGCCCTCGCCCGCGAAACCGGAATCAGCACCCGCACTCTTCAACGCTGGCTCCGGCTCTACCGGACTGGTGGCGGGAGTGCTCTTGACCAGCATCCACGCGCCGATGCCGGCATGCGTCGCACAGACGCAGGAACGGTTAGATTTATCGAGGGACTCGCGCTGACCAGACCGCGCCCGAGTATCGCAACGTTGCACCGACTTGCGGCGGCCGAAGCGGGCAGACGAGGCGCCCAGGCGCCGAGTTACTCCGTGGTCCGCAAGATCGTCCAGGCACTGGACCCCGCCCTGGTGACCCTGGCTCTCGAAGGTCCCGCATCCTACCGGGACCGGCATGAACTTGTCCTTCGCCGCCGCGCCGACCGCCCAAACCAAATCTGGCAAGCGGACCACACCCAACTCGACATCCTCATCAACGGCGCCAACGGCAAACCCGACCGGCCCTGGCTGACGACAGTGATGGACGATTACTCCCGGGCGCTCTGCGGCTACACCGTCTTCACCGGTGCGCCCTCAGCGCTCAACACAGCCCTCGCCCTCCGGCAGGCCATCTGGCGCAAGAGTGATCCCAGCTGGGCAATGTGCGGACTGCCCGACATCCTGCACGTGGACCACGGCTCCGACTTCACCAGCCACCACCTTGAACACACCGCCATCGAGCTGCACATCCGCATCATCCACTCGACCATCGCCCGGCCCCAGGGCCGGGGAAAGATCGAGCGGTTCTTCGGGACCATCAACACCGAAGTTCTCCCCACCCTCCCCGGACATCTGGGACCGGGGAACAGGAAACCCCAGCCCGCACTCGATCTCCCCGGACTGGATCGCACCATCGGAGACTTCGTCGCCGCCTACAACGACCGGCCCCACAGCGAGATCGGTATTTCACCACGGGATGCTTGGGTCGCCGACGGCTGGCTTCCCCGGATGCCCGAAAGCCTGGAGGACCTCGACGGACTCCTCCTGACAGTTCCAAAGAACCGAACCGTGCAACGCGACGGCATCCACTTTCAAGGCCAGCGCTACCTCTCACCCACGCTCGCCCCTTTCGTGGGGCAAACCGTCACCATCCGCTACGACCCCCGGGACATCTCCGAAATCCGCGTCTACGATCACGACACCTTTATCTGCGTCGCCATCGACGAAGACCACCCCAACCTTCGACTGAGTCTGCGGGACATCGAGGCCGCACGCAGAGCGCGCCGGAAAGAACTGCGCCGCACCATCAACGACCGCATTCCAACAATCACCAGCCGAGAAGAACCGCACATCACTGAACCAGTACGGCGCCGCCGCCGACTTCGCACCTACGAAGAGGACGAATGA
- a CDS encoding AAA family ATPase: MNTTFIVTKEHRRFTEFANTVRKERTIGICHGDAGIGKTLSARRYANWDDLEPYITEWGPRGDQDEKHYTLANRSRTVFYTPDVLCRPKTLMDDIHRYQVRIGSCIDEHLHKLDAAPRSMNRVTQLVELLIIDEAERLNATALELLRDNHDRTHLPMILIGMPGIDQRFRHYPQLYSRLGFSHRYRALGRDELLFVLDRHWKRLGRTLDPDDFTDAQAIAAVERITRGNFRLLERLFPQITRVLKINQLETITDDVVEAAASILVVGN, encoded by the coding sequence ATGAACACCACCTTCATCGTCACCAAAGAACACCGACGCTTCACCGAGTTCGCCAACACAGTCCGAAAAGAACGAACAATAGGCATCTGCCACGGAGACGCCGGCATCGGTAAAACACTCTCCGCGCGCCGCTACGCCAACTGGGATGACCTGGAGCCTTACATCACCGAATGGGGACCACGCGGCGACCAGGACGAAAAGCACTACACCCTCGCCAACCGCTCACGCACAGTCTTCTACACCCCGGACGTTCTCTGCCGTCCCAAAACCCTCATGGATGACATACACCGATACCAGGTGAGAATCGGCTCGTGCATTGATGAACACCTGCATAAACTCGATGCCGCACCACGCTCGATGAACAGAGTCACCCAGCTCGTGGAGCTGCTCATCATCGACGAAGCCGAACGCCTCAACGCCACAGCCCTTGAGCTCCTCCGTGATAACCACGACCGAACCCACCTTCCCATGATCCTCATCGGCATGCCTGGCATAGACCAACGATTCCGGCACTATCCCCAGCTTTACAGCCGTCTTGGCTTCTCCCACCGATACCGCGCCCTTGGCAGAGACGAGCTCCTCTTTGTTCTGGACCGACATTGGAAACGGCTCGGCCGGACCCTCGACCCCGATGACTTCACCGATGCCCAGGCAATTGCCGCAGTAGAGCGCATCACCCGAGGCAACTTCCGTCTCCTCGAACGGCTATTCCCCCAGATCACCCGCGTCCTCAAGATCAACCAGCTCGAAACCATCACCGACGACGTCGTGGAAGCAGCAGCAAGCATCCTCGTTGTCGGGAACTAG
- the nirB gene encoding nitrite reductase large subunit NirB, whose protein sequence is MKRQLVVIGNGMAGARAVEEILARGGGDAFDITIFGDEPYGNYNRIMLSHVLSGEENDADIFLNALPWYRENNITLHAGVRVERVDRYSKHVFAADGRVVPYDVLIIATGSHSFLPPMDGLYTPSGSVRHGVFTFRTMDDTRKMVQFAQHEHHRRAVVIGGGLLGLEAARGLQAYGLGVAVVHSGGHLMNAQIGPDGGAILRRSVEALGIEVHTGGRTTAVLGQDRITGVRLRDDTELNCDMVVVTAGIRPNVDVAVVSGLPVERAIVVDDHLRVMDEEDIYAVGECVQHRGEVYGLVAPLWEQAAVLADQVTGVDHSSVYLGSRTATKLKVAGVDVASMGLPGPERDTDEHIVFSEPSRGVFKSIVIRDNKMVGATLLGDSRKVAYLTQAFDQGLPLPEERLSLMFDLGSPGEEEGVAELADSAQVCNCNGVSKGTLVAAVQGGCRSVPAAMDATRAGKGCGSCKLLVSQVVEWAAGGAVEVDPAASYYVPGIPLDKAALMSRIRELGLRSVSQVFAALAPGSAEDAKSKMGLASLLKMMLAGQYIDERDARFINDRVHANIQRDGTFSVVPQMKGGVTSVQQLRTIADVAEKHNIPMIKLTGGQRIDLLGVPKEDLPQVWADLDMPSGYAYGKSFRTVKTCVGKDYCRFGTGDSTGLGISLETRFQGIESPAKLKLAVSGCPRNCAESLVKDVGVVAVEGGRWEIYIGGAAGAHIRKGDLLVTVDTPEEVTLLAGRFMQYYRENANWLERTYAFVPRVGIDKIRSVILDDSEGIAARLDAAMQASVDSYVDPWSERDDPLTPGQFRTSLPLTVLPQVPVR, encoded by the coding sequence GTCAGGGGAGGAAAACGATGCGGACATCTTCCTCAACGCCCTGCCTTGGTACCGGGAAAACAACATCACCCTGCACGCCGGGGTTCGGGTGGAGCGCGTAGACAGGTACAGCAAACACGTCTTTGCGGCCGATGGCAGGGTGGTTCCCTACGATGTGCTGATCATCGCCACCGGGAGCCACTCGTTCCTTCCCCCGATGGATGGCTTGTACACGCCCAGCGGATCGGTGCGCCACGGGGTCTTCACGTTCCGGACCATGGATGACACCCGCAAGATGGTCCAGTTCGCCCAGCACGAGCATCACCGCCGGGCTGTGGTGATTGGCGGCGGATTGCTGGGGCTGGAGGCTGCCCGGGGGTTGCAGGCGTATGGCCTTGGCGTGGCGGTGGTCCACTCGGGTGGACACCTCATGAATGCGCAAATAGGGCCCGACGGCGGCGCAATACTGCGGCGGAGCGTCGAGGCGTTGGGCATCGAGGTCCACACGGGAGGCCGGACCACGGCCGTGCTGGGCCAGGACCGGATCACCGGCGTGCGGCTACGTGATGATACTGAGCTGAACTGCGACATGGTGGTTGTGACTGCCGGCATCAGGCCCAACGTGGATGTCGCCGTGGTGAGTGGATTGCCAGTCGAACGGGCCATCGTGGTGGACGACCACCTGCGCGTTATGGACGAAGAGGACATTTATGCCGTGGGGGAATGCGTGCAGCACAGGGGCGAGGTGTACGGGCTCGTGGCACCGTTGTGGGAGCAGGCCGCCGTTCTGGCGGACCAGGTCACCGGCGTCGATCATTCATCGGTGTACTTGGGTTCCCGGACAGCCACCAAGCTGAAGGTGGCCGGCGTCGACGTCGCTTCGATGGGACTGCCGGGCCCGGAACGGGACACGGATGAACACATTGTTTTCTCGGAACCGAGCCGCGGTGTGTTCAAGTCGATCGTGATCCGGGACAACAAGATGGTGGGGGCTACCCTCCTTGGTGACAGCCGCAAGGTTGCCTACTTGACCCAGGCTTTTGACCAGGGCCTTCCGCTCCCGGAAGAGCGGCTCTCGCTGATGTTCGATCTCGGCTCGCCGGGTGAAGAGGAAGGTGTGGCGGAGCTGGCGGATTCGGCACAGGTCTGCAACTGCAATGGGGTTTCCAAAGGAACGCTAGTTGCCGCGGTGCAGGGTGGTTGCCGTTCAGTGCCGGCAGCCATGGATGCGACCCGGGCCGGCAAAGGCTGTGGTTCGTGCAAACTGCTGGTTTCGCAGGTAGTGGAATGGGCTGCCGGTGGAGCTGTGGAGGTGGACCCGGCCGCGAGTTACTACGTCCCGGGTATTCCCCTGGACAAGGCCGCCCTGATGTCCAGGATCCGGGAACTCGGGCTGCGCTCTGTTTCACAGGTTTTCGCGGCCTTGGCTCCTGGGAGCGCGGAGGACGCCAAATCCAAGATGGGCTTGGCTTCGCTCCTAAAGATGATGCTGGCAGGGCAGTACATCGACGAGCGCGACGCCCGGTTCATCAACGACCGCGTGCACGCCAACATCCAGCGCGATGGCACGTTCTCCGTGGTTCCGCAGATGAAGGGTGGCGTGACGTCGGTGCAGCAGCTCCGCACGATTGCCGACGTCGCGGAGAAGCACAACATCCCTATGATCAAGCTGACCGGTGGCCAACGGATCGACCTCCTGGGCGTTCCCAAGGAGGACCTTCCACAGGTTTGGGCCGATCTGGACATGCCCTCCGGCTACGCCTATGGCAAGAGTTTCCGCACTGTGAAGACCTGTGTAGGGAAGGACTACTGCCGCTTTGGCACGGGTGATTCCACTGGGTTGGGCATCTCGCTGGAAACCCGATTCCAGGGCATTGAGTCGCCGGCAAAGCTGAAACTCGCGGTCTCCGGTTGCCCGCGGAACTGTGCGGAGTCCTTGGTCAAGGACGTAGGCGTCGTTGCGGTGGAAGGAGGCCGCTGGGAAATCTATATTGGGGGAGCGGCCGGCGCCCACATCCGCAAGGGCGATCTGCTGGTCACGGTTGATACGCCCGAGGAAGTCACGCTCCTGGCGGGTCGTTTCATGCAGTACTACCGGGAGAACGCCAACTGGCTGGAACGGACGTATGCGTTCGTGCCACGGGTTGGCATCGACAAGATCCGCAGCGTGATCCTGGACGACTCCGAAGGAATCGCGGCCCGCTTGGATGCGGCGATGCAGGCGTCCGTGGACAGCTACGTGGATCCTTGGAGTGAACGCGATGATCCGCTCACGCCCGGCCAGTTCCGGACTTCGCTGCCCTTGACGGTGCTCCCGCAGGTGCCGGTCCGATGA